Within the Aspergillus luchuensis IFO 4308 DNA, chromosome 5, nearly complete sequence genome, the region TggtctgtctttcttctttagcTATGTAATGTCCTTGATCTGGAACTTCTTGTCCTCGAGGTTGTTCTTGGTCGTGATCTTTCTGATTCCTTGTCTCTTTTCGGCGTCCAGGTTGAAGTCCTCGGTCGGGACCCGGTGGACCACGATCCCAAACCGTGGTTTGACTACTTTAGTATTGTTCCCCAACTTGTCTAACTACTCGGTGTTGTTCCGAGCGGTCTCTGCGGACTGTGTATCCCGGAATCAGATAATATAGCCGGTTTTGGTGGTATTAATCCCAGTAACTTGGATCTCTTTGGTAGTCTCTGCGTTTAGGAGGGCAGTGCGGATATGAGTGTTTGCTGCTTTTGTTGGCAGGGCTCTCGAGAATCGGTTATTGTTGACGTCCTGGTCTAGGGTTGGTGTGGTGTTGATTTGGACACAGTTGGGTTTCTTTCTGGGGCGTGGGACTGTCTTCTTGGGGTCTGGCAACGGGTGGCCTGCGGCTACTTCCGCCCATGATTTATTCAGGGGGGTGTTGGCCGGTTGCGCTTCCAGTCTGGCCCGGAGGGTTTGAATTTTTTCTTGCAGCTTCTTGTTTTGAATACGGAGAAGCTGTTGTTCTGTTTTTAGTGTTTGTATTTCAGTTCTTGTTGATTTGATAGTCTCTGTCTGGTGTTTAAGTGTCTTGTTAAAGCTGGTGAAAAACTGCCGGATGTTCTGGTTTGTCACTTGTCCACTATTTTCTCCGCCGGTTGTAAATTCAGGGTTTGTGATTGGCTTATTTTCCTCGTCGAGGCCGCGCCTGCGGtgttttcttgctgctgggatccTTGGGCGAAAGTTATAGTTACTGAAAATTATTGCTGTTTCCTATGAATTTGTGGGATGGGGTTCGGTAACTCCTGCAGGCAGGATTACTATCAGGCCGGGCTTAGTTTCTGCTCGGCACACAATGACAGCTGCCACAACAACACAATTGTCTGTGATAGTTTAATATTCAATTCAACCAACTTTTTTAGTTATACAGTCTTCTTCGGCCGACAGCATTGACTAGTACAGTTCTTGACTAGTACCTCTTGTCACCTATATTGTACAGTTCTTCCGGATACTGGAATCACCACTTATACTCTTTGATTGTTTTAGTAACTCTGATGTGAAACCAAGCTAAGCTTAATATAGAACAGTGGTAAGCACCTTATGTTGATGTATCAATTgctatatactaataacaggtatatttattacagtCTTGGTAGTCTTAGCATTCTTGCCGCAACTAGATTACATAGGGGTATAGCGCTGCCTGGGATCAAGCGACACCACAGCAACGTgatattatactagtaaaAGACAGTCCTATAATATCCGGATATATTCGCGGAATCACCCGAAAAGTGCTGGAGATTTCTTCgtaactaattataattatagataaaccCGAGCCATCCCAGGCCCTTCTACTGCAAAGAGAGTAGAATATATGAGGTATAAAGATGTAATTAGAAgctttttaaaaaatcttgCTGCCATATCTTTATGTAGGCTTGTGGAGCTGCTGTAttatttgattttcttgTTCCTTATTcagctgccgccgccttgactacctcttcagaaactggtagCTTGTCCCTATGTTATTTGAGCAGTAGCTGTATAATCTGAATATCTTGCCACCGATTCGCTGCCGCCTGGACTACCTCTTCAGAGACTGGTAACTTGTCCTTATGATGCTTGAGAAGCGGCTGTATTCTCTGATCTTCTGGCTCCTGGtttgctgccgccgccttaATTAcctcttcagaaactggtagCTTGTCCCTGTGATGCTTGAGAAGTAGCTGTATGATctgattctttttttttttatttgctgccgccgccttgaCTATCTTTTCAGAAACTGGTAGCTTGTTTCTATGTTGCTTGAGTAGTAGCTGCATAATCTGAACACCTTGCTACTGATTTGCTGCTGCCTGGACTATCTCTTCAGAGACTGGTAACTTGTTTCTATGATGCTTGAGAAGCGGCTGTATTCTCTGATTTTCTGGCTCCTGAtttgctgccgccgccttaACTAcctcttcagaaactggtagTTTGTCTCCATAATGctcgagaagcagctgcaTGATCTGATCTGTTTGTAATCGGTTTGCAGCCGCCACCTTGACTATCTCCTTAGAAACTGGTAGCTTGTTCCCACAATGCTTGAGAAGTAGAtgtataatcttatattcttttttcttatttgctgccgccgccttgaccacctcttcagaaactggtagTTTGTCCCCATGATACTCGAGAAGCagctatataattatatcttctttctccttatTTACTGCCGCCGCCTTGACCACCTTCTCAGAAACTGATAGCTTGTCTCCACAATGCTCGAGaagcagatatataatataatatcctttcttcttatttACTGCCGCCGCCTTAACCATctcttcagaaactggtagCTTCTCCTGTAAAAGCTGCAGGAGAATGCTTGTAATAATAAATCCACTAGATTAAGTATCCTGTACTGTAAATGTGAGCACATTCTCCCAGGTATTAAGAGACTCATGCTTTTGCCACAGCACTCTCTTAATTACAACCAATAAATCATCAGTGCCTTTAATATAACTCTGTGagagaagaatattaatatccaCATTTTTCACCCTAcccttatataatatattatccaaTGCTCCTTTTCCAGAATTCCCTAGCTCTGATAACTGCATGGCAGCATCTACTAAAACAGATTTTGTATGGTTCAGTCTTCGCTTAAATTCacaatattttttttaatagttTGGTATAATTTCAATAAGCCTTGATAGGCTTTGCAAATCAATCTTATCTTCTAATAGAAATATCTTTCAATCTAAGAACAAATTATACAGACCATATCTAGAATAACTCTTACTGACCATTATATAATCCTTAATATTCTGTATCTATTTCTTAAGTTTCACCACTGGTATTACCACAGTGTAGTAATCAGTATATAATCTGAGTATACTTAGCTGTAACAAGCCTTTGAGAaaacagataatattattatcttgaAGTAAATCTCCAGAAACTTACAGGCTCTATTCAGTATTCCACTTATCTTGATATCCCAGCTTCTGGCAAATTTGATTATAAGCAACTCTGAAAGTTTATTAACTGTCCTTTAGGAAGTTGctgattaaataaatataatctaaaatctattttttatctttgatGATAGCTGTTTCTGACCCCCGCCATATCATCACAGAACACTTGGGAAAGACATGCTGCATGACTTGCTTGAAGATTTCATACCAAGTAAGCTTATAATCCAGGGCCAAGGCAGTACTGTCTCTGTCTGCACTCAAGCCTAACAGTACATAGATTTTGTCATATTATATTGTAGCATTGTGACTGCAGTATATGCTGATAAATTCACCAATCAAAAGTGTAGCACTGAAATGGTAAATGTTATAAGACCGGAAAGATACTCCTTTTATCAGAAAAGAGACCGGGCTTATTCTAGCCATGAATATAGAAGAAGATTCtaaattatctagattctTACAAAAAATATATCCGTTAATCTGAACAGTGCCACacataataaaaatagactGAGTAACCCTTACTTCTTACAGTACCTTAGACAGGTTAATAGCATCCTCACTTTCtaattagtaaaattatcTTACCCAGATACAGTGAAACTAGTCTTACTGTAATAATTTTTCACATTTCTCACaatcttttcttctacttGCTCAGaaatcttcttctgtctACCGAGAAgactaaattaataaagtacTCTATCCCCGTATTCctggtccttctccaaccagATAATAACATATCTGACTTATACATAGATTATCTGCATAAGTAGGATCTGCTTACTCTTCTCACTGTCATTATTCTGATTTATACTTATCACATTAATCTAAAGTATTCTTTCCAGCTGCTTCCTTCGGAGATACAATAATACAGTATAAAGACTTTCAGTCACAGGGAGCATATAGCCATCAAGAATGATTAATCAAGATCTGACTGGACTTCCCCAAATATAGAACAACACCTCATAAAGATGCTCCTCACCTGGttgtaataaattatatttaaaaaactcACACTGGATCAaggcatcctcatcctcatttAGCAAAAGGCGAATCATCCGCGTATACGACTTcagtagaagtagtaaatAAGTGAAagtagtattaattatatttgtGACTTGTTCACACGTTGAAGACATCTTTTACAAATATATGGCTTATGTGATAGACTAGTATTAGTCTCTAGTAAACAGCATATGACTTTGATTAATAAAACAGATCTCAATAATTTAAGAGATTACGAAGAGGCCTAGAAGCATAGGTGAAAATAGCTGGTTCTCAAGCTAGTCTAAGCTGGATATATAACTTCAAAGACATCAGCACTACCTCCACCTTACACCAGCGACGGAAAAACAGCCCCTGCTGacctatataataaaacagtaaaaataatattgtaGAAAATTTAGCATGGTCTCTTAttcaatataatatataagatttggTTTTATTACCCCTCCATTTCTTGATAAAGACACAGATAGGAATTGAATATTAAACTATCACAGACAATTGTGTTGTTGTGGCAGCTGTCATTGTGTGCCGAGCAGAAACTAAGCCCGGCCTGATAGTAATCCTGCCTGCAGGAGTTACCGAACCCCATCCCACAAATTCATAGGAAACAGCAATAATTTTCAGTAACTATAACTTTCGCCCAAggatcccagcagcaagaaaacaCCGCAGGCGCGGCCTCGACGAGGAAAATAAGCCAATCACAAACCCTGAATTTACAACCGGCGGAGAAAATAGTGGACAAGTGACAAACCAGAACATCCGGCAGTTTTTCACCAGCTTTAACAAGACACTTAAACACCAGACAGAGACTATCAAATCAACAAGAACTGAAATACAAACACTAAAAACAGAACAACAGCTTCTCCGTATTCAAAACAAGAAGCTGCAAGAAAAAATTCAAACCCTCCGGGCCAGACTGGAAGCGCAACCGGCCAACACCCCCCTGAATAAATCATGGGCGGAAGTAGCCGCAGGCCACCCGTTGCCAGACCCCAAGAAGACAGTCCCACGCCCCAGAAAGAAACCCAACTGTGTCCAAATCAACACCACACCAACCCTAGACCAGGACGTCAACAATAACCGATTCTCGAGAGCCCTGCCAACAAAAGCAGCAAACACTCATATCCGCACTGCCCTCCTAAACGCAGAGACTACCAAAGAGATCCAAGTTACTGGGATTAATACCACCAAAACCGGCTATATTATCTGATTCCGGGATACACAGTCCGCAGAGACCGCTCGGAACAACACCGAGTAGTTAGACAAGTTGGGGAACAATACTAAAGTAGTCAAACCACGGTTTGGGATCGTGGTCCACCGGGTCCCGACCGAGGACTTCAACCTGGACGCCGAAAAGAGACAAGGAATCAGAAAGATCACGACCAAGAACAACCTCGAGGACAAGAAGTTCCAGATCAAGGACATTACATAgctaaagaagaaagacagaccACTAGGCAAATCAGCATCCATAGGAATCTGGCTGGACACACCCGAGGCGGCTGAATggatcatcaacaacagacTGCTGGTAGGACAGAGGTTCATCGGGAGTATGGAGGCCTACCAggtagaaagaaaacagtgccgccgctgccagcAATTCAGCCACCTAGCATGGTCATATAAAAGACAGATCAAATGCGGATACTGCGCAGGTCCACACAATCAACACTACTACTTCCCTGGCATAAGACCTAGGTGTGCGGACTGCAATAAAGAACACCCAACAAGCAACCAGGAATACCAGGCACCATGCAATCCTCAGTCATCCCAATAACAGTAAACCTCCATATCTTACAGTGGAACGCAATGAAATCTAGAGCAGGAATGGAGgacctcatcaacaaccaccacagccaGAACCTGGATATACTCCTAATCCAGAAACCCCCCAAAACAGCATACAACACCCATGTCAACCACAGTACATGGCGGCTATACCGACCTACACACACCAATGAGCCCAACACCGAAGCTCGACCGCGCAACCTCATCTATGTTAACCGGAGAATCTCTACAGCTTCCCATCATCAGGTCCACTGCAACCACCAAGATATAATAACCATCAAGACCTGGACACCAGAGCTTCAGTATCTGGTATTCTTAATATACATTCCACCTATCAAAATACACAAAGCCGTTGAAGCAAGCAGCGCCCACAATATCCTAACAAAAATCCATCAAACCATCCAACAAAACACAGAACCAGGCAATCGCGCCGTTAAATTAATTCTGACGGGAGATttcaatcaccaccacccagcatAGAGCCACCGCGAAGTACATCACCGCTTCGCAGCACATGCGGACGaactgatcaacttcttccacAACTTGGAGCTGCAATAGTACCTAGGCCCCGGCAAAACAACATTCTGAGCACTCAACAAACCGGGCACTACATCAGTTTTAGACCTTACACTAACTAACAACATGAACAGGCTGGTCAAGTGCCAACTATACCACAACAATTATAGATCAGACCATAGAAGAACATACTCCGAATGGAGTCTCCACCCGGAACAAGCGAAAAAGCCCAAGCCAAAACGAGCCTACAGCCGTGCAGACTGGTCTCGCGTAAGCCAAACCATACTGAGGGAAATAAACCAGTACCCGAGAATCCAGACAAACAGAGATCTAGACCATGTGGTTGAAAACCTGATTCAAACTACAACAGCAACTCTGGACCGACACGTACCAGTACAGGCACCATGCCCATACTCAAAACACTGGTTCACTCCCGAACTCAAGACCCAGCAAGTAGAAGCCAACCAAGCCCGAAGAAAGTGGCAAGAGAGATATACTACCTGGAAATCAGACCACCCAAATACAAAGTCCATGTTTGAGATAATgcgcgagaagagaagaaagtagACAAAAACtgtagaaaaagcaaaagcaacccACTGGAAAGAGTTCCTGGACAAAGCAGGCAAAGACCAGATATGGAAAGCAGCCACCTACATGCATCCGCGAGACGCCTATATGAACATCCCGGCGATCCAAGTAGGTACTGAGAAAATCACGGATAACCAACGCAAGGCGGAAGCATTTCTTGAAACCTTCTTCCCAAAGATATCCGAACCGGAAACTGAAGAAGTCAGCCCGGCTGAAGAATTGCCATGGAAGCCGAtcaccgaggaggagatctACCAATCACTCCGAGTCGCAAAGGAGACTACAGCCCCGGACCGAGACAGAATCCCGACCCTGGTCTGGAAACATCTCTGGACATTCCTGAAGGGCACTATTACCACAATCTTTACAAGATCAGTGGATCTGGGATACTACCCGAGAGAATAGAAACAGGCGcgtatcatcatcctccgcaaacCCGGCAAGCCGGATTACTCCGTGCCGGGGGTGTACCGTCCGATCTCCCTGCTCAATACACTGGGAAAGCTGCTAGAAGCCGTCATGGCCTGAAGACTCTTGTATTAGGCAGAGAAATACAAGCTGCTTCCTGACACTCAATTCAGAGGCAGGCCGGGACGGAACACCGAGCAAGCCCTGCTGGTGCTCGCGAACGCGGTTGATCGAGCATGGATATAATCCAGAGTAGTAACATTGATTGTATTTGACCTAAAAGGTGCCTTTAACAGGGTCAGCAAGACCACTCTCGACGCGCGTCTGCGGGCGAAGGGGATACCGTCAAAGACTCAACAGTGGATCTCTAGCTTTATGGCAAGCCGATCAGCCAGCATAATACTTGATAACTTCAAATCAGACAATACCCCTCTGGAAAATACAGGGCTAGCTCAGGGTTCCCCACTCTCACCTATCTTATTTGGATTCTATAATTCAGATCTGGTGGATCAATCGGTTGACAGCAACGACGGGGCGTCAGCATTTATTGACGATTACTTTCGCTGGCGAACCAGTCCCTCGGTAGAGGAGAATATCCAAAAAATCCAGGAAGAGGACATCCCGCGGATCGAACAGTGGACACGGAGGACCGGCGCGTCGTTTACAGCCGAGAAAACCGAGCTGATTCACCTCACACGTCGCAAACCAGCCCAGGGCAAGGGCGAGATAACTATGAACGGTAAAGTGATCAAACCAGCGGACACGGCCAAACTCCTGGGGGTCATCTTCGACACAGAGATGCGATGGAAAGAACATGTACAACACGCGGTTAAGCAGGCAACCAAAAGAATTATCACCCTGAGCGGGCTCCGACACCTTCAACCAGAGCAAATGCACCAGCTCTACCAAGCGTGCGTCACACCCACGATAGACTATGCATCAACTGTATGGCATGATCCGCTACGCAGTAAAACACACCTGCGACTCTTTGAAACACTGCAACGTACAGCACTTATTCGCATTCTCTCTGCCTTCCGAACAGTCTCCACCGACGCCCTGGAAGTCGAGTCTCACATGCTGCCCACCCGCCTGCGCCTGAAGCTGCGAGCACAGACCACAGCAGCCCGGTTCAGCACCCTGCCGGACAATCATCCAGTACAAGGAATCATGAAACGAGCCATGGAACGCAGCACGCACATCTACAGTATAGCACGTTTTCCACTAGCAGAGACAATGCGAACCATGGACTTGAGGCGCCTACAGGCCCTTGAGACTATTGACCCAAGACCATTAGCACCGTGGCGGGCGCAACCCTTTGTCAAGGTTGATATCAAACCCGACCGAGAGAAAGCGCAGGCCCGAGCCCTGGCGAGACAAAAATCAGCAACCAGCATCACAGTCTTCTCAGATGCCTCAGAAAAGCAGAATCAACTgggtgcagcagcagtagctctTGACTGCAATCTACAGGTCCTAAAATCTCGACAAATCAGTATCGGCTCGATGGAATACTGGTCGGTCTATACAGCTGAGCTCATGGCAATTTACTATGCCATTGGATTAGTATTCCAGCTAGCACAGAGAAACCAAAGGAGCGCGGAAACAAATCATGAGCCGGCAACAATTCTCAGCGATAGCATGTCTGCCCTGCAGGTAATCAAAAACTCATGGAATAAATCAGGCCAGTGCATCATCCAGGCTATTCACCACTCAGCTGGCGAGCTGAAAGCCCGAGGAATTCCACTGCGACTGCAATGGGTGCCGGGTCACTGCGGGGACCCTGGAAACGAGGCGGCCGACCGGCTAGCCAAGGACGCAGTGGGCATAGATAAGAAGCACCCCTTCAAACATCTTCTCTCACGGGAGAAAGGATACATACGCAGAAAGATCTACCAAGAGTGGGAACAAGAATGGAGAACCTCGAAAAATGGAGGGCACCTGCGCCGCATCGACCGAGGCCTGCCATCCAGCAGGTCTCGTCGTCTATATGGCTCGCTTCCTCGGAACCGAGCATACCTGCTTACGCAGCTCCGCACAGGCCATTCATGGCTGGCAACATATGGCAAACAACGCGGCTTCCGGGAAGATGAGCAGTGCGAGTGTGGGGCCACGGAGACGGTGGTGCACGTACTTATCGACTGCCCACGGCTTAGCGCAATACGTCAAACACTACGGCAAAAGATTAAAGGAGCCTTAAATAACATATTGGATATGCTAGGAGGAGCAGGTCAAGGTAGGGAAGGTAGGCTACAAGATGTCCCGCCAGACTGCAGCGTCCTTGGGGCGGTCCTGGACTTCgcggaggcatcgcagagatttcgaagtcgcgcgccacgagggcggcaaaacacaaccccaggcactggcCCACACAGGCCgtgacgaggctccaagttcgtcaggaaagtaatagttcACATCCAAAGTTGTATATAGAGAGTGCAGATAGTGGATCCTGCATATCGCCTTAGGCGAGGGGCCAGCGtatgaatcatcatcatcatcatcaactgtACCACTAAAATGAAGCTAACTACTGTACATGACTAGCAGCGGGCATTGACGGATACGGACCTCCGTTCCATACGGGCCTCCATTCTGCCTGTGATGCACGATATGGCACCGATGCTGGTAAGAACCGACGGCATGGCGCGAGCagatcttggcttccttgcgTCATGAGTGGATATACTCTGGCAAGTACTAGTCCCCAGCACCGCGTAGAGGTGGCTGCTCATAGCTGGGGTGTCTCAGAACGGGGTCCTACAGACAAACGAACCTGTTCATCTGGGAACGGTCCAGGGCACAGGTGATGCAACATGGGGCCGATGGCCATGAAGGGGATATCTCCGGAGAGAATGATActaaacaggcccaccactcctgtcaggggaTATCTCCAGAGGAGATCGTACGACACAGGCCCGCCATTCCTGTGAAGGTGCACACTGTTGCGCTGGCGCATTCCAGTGTGTGAGGACAAGAAGCCTGGTCCTGGAGTAAACAGGACTGGGAGACGCCAGCCTTATATCTCCAAGCGCTCCGGTCGGCCGGCAAGACCAACCGTGCAGCACTAGCATCTAGCCTCGCCAGATTCAAGTTAAGGACCATCATGTGGTCCAGAAGAACTTCGAGAGTCGTTAAGTGCCGGGTGGGGTATCTGGCCATCTGTGCGCTTGCTCCCTCTTACTAAATGCTCAGGGGCATATGGTGACCATATACGAAGAGCAAAGCCCGACCCTACGTCCAGAAATGACCATGCCCTCTCAGGGTTTCGGCCCCAAGACATCAGGGCCTCAATCAAAGGTGGGGCCGActgggaaaaaaaatgcGGCGTGGGCATGGGTAAGGCGAAGATGTGTGCGATTCGTGGGACCGCGCCGCTGGTCAGTAGGCGTTTCAAGTACACCGAAATACTTGGAAAACGGGTTGCATGTCTGCGCAAGTGGGCTTTGCCACTTGGAAACTATCGGGCAACCGTGGTCCAACAGAGTAATATGATTGTCTGTTCCTTCTTTCGTCAGACATTCCAGTTTCTACAGCACCTCTGCCTGTACCCAACCGCTATTTGTTGCCCATGACGTCATATTTCGTATCGTGTGCAAGAATGTCAAATGTTTCAAAAACCCTTGGGGAGCTTCTGATCTTCTAGACTGTTTGAAACAAAGAATTGTAACTCAATGAAACAGATTCAGATCACCCAGCACCACTTAACCTTGAATTTCATTACTCTGCACCAGGCCTTCTGATTGGGCCCTCGCTTTGCCCTCAGACTAAAGAAGAGAGCGACCCTCAACGAGAATGCAAATTCATCTCCGCCCTTTAGTGTGGACGAATGAGATGGCATTGTGTCGGGTGGGTGATTTCCCTGGCTCACTGACCCGGGTCTAATGAGCAGGAATGCCTCGGCAACGGTGACCGGCAGCTCAAATAAGGTTTGTTGGGGCTTTCTTAGTTCCAGCTCTACCACTTAGGTTTTCTTGCTCGCTATTCAGGGGTATAAGCCCCGTAGTGGGTTTTTCTTGTTTGATTCTCGCATCTTCCCCGCTCTGAGGCGTTGACACAGGTCTTGTATGATTGCGCTATTTGTCGTCCTGGCAACACTGCCCTTGGCATGGGGGTAAAGAATGAACATGATCTTCCGGATTACTCTACGGATGGATAAGGACAAAACAAAAGTGTCAATGTTCCGTCTTAGGGTGGGAAACCGCGGCACGTCTCCATGCAATGGTTGACCAGAACCAGCAGTCATGGTAAACAGAGCGGTGGCAACATACAGGCTGGTACCGTGTACTCAAGATGGAATAACTCAGTCATTCAGAACCTGTCCGTTGGAGAACAGAGAAAGTTGTCGCTGTGTTTTGTCTTGGTGGATACTGCCATCTAGATGGCCAGGCGGTTGTGCTCGCAGCAATGGAATTGCCCGACTCTGCACTCTCTGGGTTATATCACATACTATTATGAGTAGTCATGCTGCTTTCAGCTATGATAGTCTGTGTTGTTACAGCATTTGAGCTTATCAGTTGAGACCACAATAGCGGCAATGTTGGATATAATTGTGTggtttcttctattttttgaCGTACGTGACCTCGGTGGCCGATACTTATCGATTAGACAATGAAAAAGTCCATTTCCTTGAGACTGTATGAGATGATCCATTTCTACCCGGTTACTAAGGTAAGCATCAAGGCCCGGTCATGGCCACAGGGCTGGCGAGCTGTGACTTTTGGTGCGTGAAATCTTGCGAACCAGCCAGCTTTAGCCCTCAAAGTTCGGAAATACCCTCGCGCTGACCCATTTTGAACCATGCAGAGACATCAATAACGCATGGCATGGTTAGAACAAGGATCTTGGGGAACGCGCAAGACCCAATCTTGTTAGCATTCTCCATAAGACATCTGCGGCCAGGTCAATGACCAAGCCTTTTGTGGTCGTTATGTCCACCAGCCGTGGAGCCAACTGCCCGCTTCTGACTTGACCGTCGCTGTGCTGTGGGGTTGTGGGtaaaaccatcatcaccagaacACGGCAAACCAGAAACTTGTCTCACGATTGAAATCCCCAAAGAGGGTTTCTAGAGGATAGTGAGTAAAACCTCGAAATTAAGGCCAGGCCAGGCAAGCTTTCCAGATGCGATTACTTGAACGTGAGACGGATTTGAACAAGTCTGGCACCATAGTACTCGCCGTATAAAAGGAGCCACCGCAACGAGTTCGGGGACCAGAAGCATCCACGGCCACTCTTCCATTCCTGCAAAAGCATAACCAAACGACATGAGTGACTTCAATGATCGGGGACGGCCggtcaagcgcaagcgcgaggACTGGGCAGGACCAGGCCCGGGACACCGTGACAACGACAAGACGTCCAAGGCTGTTGAACCATCCCAGCAGCCGTCGAAGGTactttccttcttgttgtACCAAGCATGCAGTATACAGTTTTCGAGATTCCGGCATGAGCTGACACCTCCTAGGCCATGGCACCGCCACTTCCCAAGGAAGCGCTGtcgaaagatgagaaggtcgctTCCATTGGCCTGGCCGCCGAGGCATTCCGGCCCCTGACTCGCGAGCTGCAGCGGCTGGATGATCAGAACCCGGTCCTTGCAGAGCAAGCCGCGCGGCTGGTGGCCCTCTTCCGGCGCCTCTGGGAATCGTACGTCGCGCAGCATGCCAAGTGCTCGCGCCTTGAGAAGGAAAACGGTCAGTTGCAGGTCGCCCACGGCCGCCTCGTCGACGAAAACACCCAGTTGCACCGTCGCTGCCGGGATGAGGAAGCCCGCTTGTGCCACTTTCGGGACGCGATCCA harbors:
- a CDS encoding uncharacterized protein (COG:S;~EggNog:ENOG410Q266); this translates as MSDFNDRGRPVKRKREDWAGPGPGHRDNDKTSKAVEPSQQPSKAMAPPLPKEALSKDEKVASIGLAAEAFRPLTRELQRLDDQNPVLAEQAARLVALFRRLWESYVAQHAKCSRLEKENGQLQVAHGRLVDENTQLHRRCRDEEARLCHFRDAIQKLRDGVIDVVETCENFKMTEASAASGADGPTQEQEKVAVIVPVVHVQEDQGTSASH